The DNA window CGCTGCTCGCAGTTCCTGCAGCGTATCGAGCAGCATATCCGCCTTGACGCCGCCTCCGGGGTCCCTGATCGTCAGCGTGATCCCGGGCCCGGTCGCGGTGACCGTTCCCGCCAGGACGCCGAGCTCGGCCTCCTTGCGGCGGGTCTGCGCCTGCGCCTCCTTGGCCTGGTTGGAACTGGTCTCCAGCTGCGCCAGGGACTGCTCCAGCTGGTGCTTCTCCTGCTGGAGCCGCTGCTGGCGGCCGTCGAGCTCGTCCAGGATGCGCACCAGGTCCTCCTGGCGGGCGCCGCGCAGCTGGCTCTGGTCATTGGTGCTGCTGACCTGGATGGCGAGGCCCAGCCCGAGTGCGAAGAGCAGCACGGCGACCACCAGCTGGGCCCGCGACACGCGGGGCGGCCAGGCGGCGGCCAGCAGTCGGCGGCGGCCGTCCGGCGGCGCACCGCCGGTGTCCGGCCGGTCGGCGTCGCCGTCGGGCCCGTCCGACTCCGGCTGCCCCGGCTGCTCCGGCTGCCCCGGCTGCTCCGATTCCTCCGGGCCGGTCGTCCCCGCCTCGGGCCCGCCCGCCGCCGGGGGCTGCTCCGGCGCCGACGGCTGCTCGCGGCGGTCCCCCTGCTCTGGCGGTCCGAACGCGCCCGGCTGCTCCGGGGGCGCCCCGTCGGCGGCGTCCCCGCGCCTCGGCTCGCTCTCGTCCTGACTCACCCGTGCTCCCGCCCGGCCGCGCTGTTCCCTGTCGCTGCGTTCATCGTGTCGCTCGGTCGTCCGTACCGTTGCCCGGCCCTCACGCACGGAGGACATGGCGGCGGATGGCCGCGGCATTGGAGAAGATCCGGATGCCGAGCACCACCACCACGCCGGTCGACAGCTGGGAGCCGACACCGAGCTGGTCGCCGAGGAAGACGATCAGGGCCGCGACGACCACATTGGAGAGGAACGATACGACGAACACCTTGTCATCGAAGATCCCGTCCAGCATCGCCCGCAGACCGCCGAAGACGGCGTCCAGTGCCGCCACCACGGCGATCGGCAGATAGGGCACGACGGCGTCGGGCACCTCGGGCTGGACCACGAGCCCCAGCACGACGCCGATCACGAGCCCCAGTACGGCAATCACGGTGTTGCTCCTCCTGTCCCTGCTCCGACTGTCCCTGCGTCGGCCGTCCCTGCGCCGGCCGTCCCTGCTCCGACCGGCGAGGCATAGCGCAGGGTCACCCCGGTCGCGGCCGGCACCTCGACCTTCCCCTGCACCGAGATGCTCGCCCGGATCCCGTAGTTGTCCTGGAGCAGCTTGAGGTAGCGGCCTCCCACACTGTCCCGGAAGGCCGTGCTGAACTGCTTGCCGTTTCCGATCGCCAGCACGGTGTACGGCGGCACCAGCGGTCTGTTGTCGACGAGTATGGCGTCACCGGCGGCCCGGATCGCCGAGAGTGCGGTGAGCCGCTGGCCGTTGATGGAGATCGCCTCCGCGTCCGCGACCCAGAGGCCGTTGACGATCAGCTGGAGGTCCCGGTCGCGGACCCGGCCGCTGTCCCCGAAGCCGCTGGAGTCCCGCGGGTTGGTACCGCCCCCGCCGCCGGTCGCCTCGGCCGCGTCGTCCACCACCAGCTTCACCCCCGGTCCGGACGCGGCCACGGTCCCGGCCTCCACCCCCAACTGCTGCAACCGCTGGTCCTCCCCCGTCGACCGCAGCGCCTGGCGCTGCGCGGTGTCCACCCGGGTCCGCAACTGCTCGATGTCACGCTGGAGGCGGTCGGCGGAGGAGTTGGCACCGTTGATCCGATCTATCAGCTCCTGCCGCTCCCTGGCCAGCGTCGACGCGGCCTTGTGGGACTGGACCCCGCCCACCGTGATCACCACCCCCGCCAGCGCCAGGCCGACCACCAGCACCAGGCGGCCCCGTGCGGCGGACGGCATCCGGCTGGTCCCGTACTCCCCCCGGCGACGCGCCGCCTCGGCATACCCGTCGTCCAGGGTGTTGTCCATGACATTGGTCAGCAGCGACATGGAGGCGTCCGGGCGCGCGTACCGCGCGTCGGGCTCTCGGGTCGTCCGCTTCTCCGGCATGCGGGACATCGTCGCATGTCGACAGGGGTCGGCTCGCACAACCCCCGCCACAGGCACCCGAATCGGAGACCCGATCGTGACAAAGCCGCCGATACGCGGGGGCGAACACCGGGCGGCGGGCGAGCGGCGGCGCGGCAACGCCGGTGACAGGCGTTGCCGCGCCGCCGCTCTGGCTTACCTCCCGGCACCCTCCACCACGCCGGCCCATTCGTCCAGCAGGGCCTGGGTCGCGGCCTCGTCCGGCCCCTCGGCCCAGAGGTGGGTGACGGCCTCGGCGGGGTCGGGCAGCACCATGGTCCAGCGCCCGTCCGGCTCCACCACCCGCACTCCGTCCGTGGTGTCCACCTGGCGGTCGCCCGCCGCCTCGACCACCGAGCGCATCACCATGCCCTTGGCCGACCACGGTGTGGCCAGATCCCGACGGTGCACATGCGCCGTGGGGATGCGCGCATCGATCTGACTGAGCGTCAACTGAGTACGGGCCACCAGGCCCATCAGCCGCACAAAGGCGGCGGGACCGTCGAAGACCCCGCTGAACTCCGGCACCACGAAGCCGCCCCGGCCGTCACCGCCGAAGACGGTGCCCTCGGCCGCCGACGCCCGGGTGAGGTCATCGGGCGAGGTCGTCGTCCAGAGCACCTGCGTGCCGTGGTAGGCCGCCACCTGCTCGGCGATCCTGGTGGTGGTGACGGGCAGCGCCACCCGGCCGCTGCGCCGCTCGGCCGCGACCAGGTCCAGCAGGACCAGCAGCGCCCGGTCGTCCTCGATGATCCGGCCCCGCTCGTCCACGAAGGAGATGCGCTCCCCCACCGGGTCGAAGCGGACCCCGAACGCCGCCCGCGAGGAGGCCACCAGCTCGCCGAGCCGCACCAGCCCGATCCGCCGCTCCTCGGCGGTCTCCGTTGGATGCGTCTCATCCAGGCCACCGTTGACCGTCAGCGCCTCGACCCCGAGCCGGCCCAGCAGGCTGGGCAGCACCAGGGAGGCACTGCCGTGCGCCGTGTCCACGACCACCTTGAGTCCGGATTCGGCCACTCCGCTGATGTCCACGGCCTTGAGCAGCGTCCCCGCGTAGGAGTCGAAGACCCGGGAGGAGGAGGTGAGGTCGCCGATCTCGCCCGGGAACGCCCGCCGGTACTCCTGCCGCGCGTACACCCGGTCCAGCTTGCGCTGGCCGGCCTGCGACAGATCGGCGCCCCGCTCGTCGAAGAAGAGGATGTCCACCGAGTCCGGCACCCCCGGCGTGGTCCGGAGCATGATGCCGCCGGCGCTGCCGCGCGCCGTCTGCTGGCGTGCCACCGGCATCGGCACATTCTCCAGGTCGCGCACATCGATGGCACTGGTCTGGAGGGCGGAGATCATCGCCCGCTTGAGCGCCCGGGCACCACGGGAGTGGTCACGTGCGATGGTGACCGTGGCGCCCTTCTTCAGGGTGGTGGCATAGGCCCCGGCCAGCCGCACGGCCAGCTCCGGGGTGATCTCCACATTGAGGATGCCGGAGACGCCACGCGCCCCGAAGAGGTGCTCCTGGCCGCGCGACTCCCAGATGACCGAGGTGTTGACGAAGGCGCCGGCCTCGATCGTCTTGAACGGGTAGACCCGGACGTTGCCGGCGATGATCGACTCCTCCTCGATGAGGCACTCGTCGCCGATCACCGCCCCGTCGTCGATCCGGGCGGCCCGCATCACATCGGTGTTCTTGCCGATCACACAGCCGCGCAGATTGCTCTGCGGACCGATGTAGACGTTGTCGTGCACCACCGCCTTGTGCAGAAAGGCGCCGCGCTTCACCACGACATTGCTGCCGAGCACCGTGTGCTCCCGCAGCTCTACCCCGGCCTCCACCTTGGCGTAGTCGCCGATGTACAGCGGCCCGCGCAGCACCGCCTCGCGGTCGACCTCCGCGCCCTCAGCCACCCAGACCCCGGGCGAGATCTCGAAGCCGTCGATGTCGACGTCCACCTTGCCCTCAAGGACGTCCGCCTGGGCCTTCACATAGCTCTCATGGGTGCCGACGTCCTCCCAGTAGCCCTCGGCGATGTAGCCGTAGATCGGCTTGCCCTCCTTGAGCAACTGCGGGAAGACATCGCTGGACCAGTCGACGGACTCATCGGCCGCGACATAGTCGAAGACCTCGGGCTCCATCACATAGATACCGGTGTTCACGGTGTCCGAGAACACCTGCCCCCAGGTGGGCTTCTCCAGGAACCGCTCGACCTTGCCCTCGTCATCCACGATGGTGATGCCGAACTCCAGCGGGTTCGGGACCCGGGTCAGGCAGACCGTGACCAGTGCGCCCTTCTCCCGGTGGAAGCGGATGAGGTCGGTCAGGTCGAAGTCGGTGAGGGCGTCCCCCGAGATGACCAGAAAGGAGTCGTCCTTGAGGGCGTCCTCCGCGTTCTTGACACTGCCCGCGGTCCCGAGTGGCACCTCCTCGTTGGCGTAGGTCAGGCTCATGCCCAGTTCCTCGCCATCACCGAAGAAGTTCTTGACCAGGGACGCGAGGAACTGCACGGTGACCACGGTCTCGTTGAGACCGTGCCGCTTGAGCAGCCTCAGGACGTGCTCCATAATCGGCCGGTTCACCACCGGCAGAAGCGGCTTGGGCATGCTCGAAGTCATCGGGCGCAGGCGCGTGCCCTCGCCTCCGGCCATCACGACGGCCTTCATGTCGGGTGCGTCCTCCTTCAAGGGCTGTGGACGTCAGCAGTCCGGTTGCTCCGCGCTCCCCCTGCTGGGCAACATCAGCCCCATCCGACGCAACGGATCAACCGGTCGCGGTGTCCGCCTTCAGGATCCGGCGGACCTGCACCGCGTACAGAATCCCTGCCCACCAATAGAGGGTTGTACCCCACCAGGCGAACGCCCATCCGAAGATTGATGCCGCATTGCCGAGCCAGTCGTGCCGATCACTCAGAAGGAGTAGCGGGAATGCATACATCAGGTTGAACGTGGCTGCCTTGCCGAGGAAGTTCACCTGCAACGGTCCGTAGCCGTTCCGACGCAGGACGAGAAGCATCACGCCCATGAACAGCTCGCGCAGCAGCAGAATCGCCGTGAGCCACCACGGAATGATCTCCCGCCAGGTCAGACCCAGCAGCGTGGACAGCACATACAGCCGGTCGGCCGCAGGGTCCAGGATCTGGCCCAGCCGGCTGATCTGCCCCCACTTCCGGGCGAGCTTCCCGTCCAGGTAGTCGCTGATCCCGCTCAGCAGCAGGATCAGCAGCGCCCACCCGTCGCAGTTGGGCCCGCCGAACTTCGGCCAGAGGATCAACCACAGGAACACGGGCACGCCGACCAGGCGAGCCATGCTCAGCAGATTGGGGATGGTGAGGACGCGGTCGGTCTGGACGCGCGTCTCCTGAACCTCCACCCGGGGGCCTCCTGTCCGGGGTACCGACGATGCAGGCCGACTTTACCCGGCCTTGAGAGCCGCCCCGCGCCGCCCCCCTCCGGCGGGCTGGTATGCGGTCTGGTATACAGGCATGCGAAAGGGCCCCGTAGCCTTCCGGCTACGGGGCCCTCCCGTCAAAGATTGTTCGGCGGCGTCCTACTCTCCCACAGGGTCCCCCCTGCAGTACCATCGGCGCTGTAAGGCTTAGCTTCCGGGTTCGGAATGTAACCGGGCGTTTCCCTCACGCTATGACCACCGAAACACTATGAAGTTGACCCACCGGCAACCGGCACAGGTCATTGCTTCAGAACAACACAGTGGACGCGGAGCAACTATGGACAAGCCCTCGGCCTATTAGTACCGGTCAGCTCCACCCCTCACGAGGCTTCCACACCCGGCCTATCAACCCAGTCGTCTACTGGGAGCCTTACCCACTCAAGGTGGTGGGAGCCCTCATCTCGAAGCAGGCTTCCCGCTTAGATGCTTTCAGCGGTTATCCCTCCCGAACGTAGCCAACCAGCCATGCCCTTGGCAGAACAACTGGCACACCAGAGGTCCGTCCGTCCCGGTCCTCTCGTACTAGGGACAGCCCTTCTCAAGACTCCTACGCGCACAGCGGATAGGGACCGAACTGTCTCACGACGTTCTAAACCCAGCTCGCGTACCGCTTTAATGGGCGAACAGCCCAACCCTTGGGACCTACTCCAGCCCCAGGATGCGACGAGCCGACATCGAGGTGCCAAACCATCCCGTCGATATGGACTCTTGGGGAAGATCAGCCTGTTATCCCCGGGGTACCTTTTATCCGTTGAGCGACGGCGCTTCCACAAGCCACCGCCGGATCACTAGTCCCTGCTTTCGCACCTGCTCGACCCGTCGGTCTCACAGTCAAGCTCCCTTGTGCACTTACACTCAACACCTGATTGCCAACCAGGCTGAGGGAACCTTTGGGCGCCTCCGTTACCCTTTAGGAGGCAACCGCCCCAGTTAAACTACCCACCAGACACTGTCCCTGATCCGGATCACGGACCCAGGTTAGACATCCAGCACGACCAGAGTGGTATTTCAACGATGACTCCACCATGACTGGCGTCACAGCTTCACAGTCTCCCACCTATCCTACACAAGCCGAACCGAACACCAATATCAAGCTATAGTAAAGGTCCCGGGGTCTTTCCGTCCTGCTGCGCGAAACGAGCATCTTTACTCGTAATGCAATTTCACCGGGCCCGTGGTTGAGACAGTCGAGAAGTCGTTACGCCATTCGTGCAGGTCGGAACTTACCCGACAAGGAATTTCGCTACCTTAGGATGGTTATAGTTACCACCGCCGTTTACTGGCGCTTAAGTTCTCAGCTTCGCCACGACGAATCATGACTAACCGGTCCCCTTAACGTTCCAGCACCGGGCAGGCGTCAGTCCGTATACATCGCCTTACGGCTTCGCACGGACCTGTGTTTTTAGTAAACAGTCGCTTCTCGCTGGTCTCTGCGGCCACCACCAGCTCAGAGTGCAAGACCCATCACCAGCAATGGCCCCCCTTCTCCCGAAGTTACGGGGGCATTTTGCCGAGTTCCTTAACCACGGTTCACCCGAACGCCTCGGTATTCTCTACCTGACCACCTGAGTCGGTTTGGGGTACGGGCCGCCACAGAACTCGCTAGAGGCTTTTCTCGACAGCATAGGATCATCCACTTCACCACAATCGGCTCGGCATCAGGTCTCAGACTATATGCAGGGCGGATTTGCCTACCCCACGTCCTACACCCTTACCCCGGGACAACCACCGCCCGGGCTGGACTACCTTCCTGCGTCACCCCATCGCTCACCTACTACCCTGTTGGACCGGCGGCTCCACCACTCCCCCTCGACCCGAAGGTCTCAAGGGCGGCTTCACGGCCTTAGCATTCAGAGGTTCAGCGTTGACGCTCTACAGCGGGTACGGGAATATCAACCCGTTGTCCATCGACTACGCCTGTCGGCCTCGCCTTAGGTCCCGACTTACCCTGGGCAGATCAGCTTGACCCAGGAACCCTTGGTCAATCGGCGCAAGAGTTTCCCACTCTTGTATCGCTACTCATGCCTGCATTCTCACTCGTATACCGTCCACGACTGGCTCCCGCCGCCGCTTCACCCGGCACACGACGCTCCCCTACCCACCCACACACCCGTTAAGGCTATTGTGTGAGTGACACGGCTTCGGCGGTGTACTTGAGCCCCGCTACATTGTCGGCGCGGAATCACTTGACCAGTGAGCTATTACGCACTCTTTCAAGGGTGGCTGCTTCTAAGCCAACCTCCTGGTTGTCTCTGCGACTCCACATCCTTTCCCACTTAGCACACGCTTAGGGGCCTTAGCCGGTGTTCTGGGCTGTTTCCCTCTCGACCACGGAGCTTATCCCCCGCAGTCTCACTGCCGCGCTCTCACTTACCGGCATTCGGAGTTTGGCTAAGGTCAGTAACCCGGTGAGGCCCATCGCCTATCCAGTGCTCTACCTCCGGCAAGAAACACACGACGCTGCACCTAAATGCATTTCGGGGAGAACCAGCTATCACGGAGTTTGATTGGCCTTTCACCCCTAACCACAGGTCATCCCCCAGGTTTTCAACCCTGGTGGGTTCGGGCCTCCACACGGTCTTACCCGCGCTTCACCCTGCCCATGGCTAGATCACTCCGCTTCGGGTCTTGGGCATGCGACTACGTATTTAAATTAAACACAGCGCCCTATTCGGACTCGCTTTCGCTACGGCTACCCCACACGGGTTAACCTCGCCACACACCGCAAACTCGCAGGCTCATTCTTCAAAAGGCACGCAGTCACGGCCAGCAGGCAAGCCCACTGACGACGCTCCCACGGCTTGTAGGCACACGGTTTCAGGTACTATTTCACTCCGCTCCCGCGGTACTTTTCACCATTCCCTCACGGTACTATCCGCTATCGGTCACCAGGGAATATTTAGGCTTAGCGGGTGGTCCCGCCAGATTCACACGGGATTTCTCGGGCCCCGTGCTACTTGGGAAACGCACAAGCAAGCCGCACAGATTTCGTCTACGGGGGTCTTACCCTCTACGCCGGGCCTTTCGCATGCCCTTCGACTACCTGTACGGTTTCTGACTCGCCCAGCCGCCGGCAGACGACTGAAGTACGCTCCCACAACCCCGCACGCGCAACCCCTGCCGGGTATCACACACATACGGTTTAGCCTCATCCGGTTTCGCTCGCCACTACTCCCGGAATCACGGTTGTTTTCTCTTCCTGCGGGTACTGAGATGTTTCACTTCCCCGCGTTCCCTCCACACTGCCTATGTGTTCAGCAGCGGGTGACAGCCCATGACGACTGCCGGGTTTCCCCATTCGGACACCCCCGGATCAAAGCTCGGTTGACAGCTCCCCGGGGCCTATCGCGGCCTCCCACGTCCTTCATCGGTTCCTGGTGCCAAGGCATCCACCGTGCGCCCTTAAAAACTTGGCCACAGATGCTCGCGTCCACTGTGCAGTTCTCAAACAACGACCAGCCACCCACCCAGAACAAGCATGGGACCGGCACAACCAGAGGAAACAACCAACCGTTCCCTCAGGACCCAACAGCGCGCCCGACACCACCCAGAACCCCGACCGTTCCACACACCCCCGAAGAGACGCAGTACTGAGAAGAAGCTTCCAGACAGTGCCGAATAGTCAACGTTCCACCCATGAGCAACCGCTCCGAGACACTCGCTCGAAGCCGGCCAATGCTCCTTAGAAAGGAGGTGATCCAGCCGCACCTTCCGGTACGGCTACCTTGTTACGACTTCGTCCCAATCGCTGGTCCCACCTTCGACGGCTCCCTCCCAGAGGGTTGGGCCACCGGCTTCGGGTGTTACCGACTTTCGTGACGTGACGGGCGGTGTGTACAAGGCCCGGGAACGTATTCACCGCAGCATGCTGATCTGCGATTACTAGCGACTCCGACTTCATGGGGTCGAGTTGCAGACCCCAATCCGAACTGAGGCCGGCTTTTTGGGATTCGCTCCACCTCGCGGTATCGCAGCCCATTGTACCGACCATTGTAGCACGTGTGCAGCCCAAGACATAAGGGGCATGATGATTTGACGTCGTCCCCACCTTCCTCCGAGTTGACCCCGGCAGTCTCCTGTGAGTCCCCGACATTACTCGCTGGCAACACAGAACAAGGGTTGCGCTCGTTGCGGGACTTAACCCAACATCTCACGACACGAGCTGACGACAACCATGCACCACCTGTACACCGACCACAAGGGGGCGCCTGTCTCCAGACGTTTCCGGTGTATGTCAAGCCTTGGTAAGGTTCTTCGCGTTGCGTCGAATTAAGCCACATGCTCCGCCGCTTGTGCGGGCCCCCGTCAATTCCTTTGAGTTTTAGCCTTGCGGCCGTACTCCCCAGGCGGGGAACTTAATGCGTTAGCTGCGGCACGGACGACGTGGAATGTCGCCCACACCTAGTTCCCAACGTTTACGGCGTGGACTACCAGGGTATCTAATCCTGTTCGCTCCCCACGCTTTCGCTCCTCAGCGTCAGTATCGGCCCAGAGATCCGCCTTCGCCACCGGTGTTCCTCCTGATATCTGCGCATTTCACCGCTACACCAGGAATTCCGATCTCCCCTACCGAACTCTAGCCTGCCCGTATCGAATGCAGACCCGGGGTTAAGCCCCGGGCTTTCACATCCGACGCGACAGGCCGCCTACGAGCTCTTTACGCCCAATAATTCCGGACAACGCTCGCACCCTACGTATTACCGCGGCTGCTGGCACGTAGTTAGCCGGTGCTTCTTCTGCAGGTACCGTCACTTGCGCTTCTTCCCTGCTGAAAGAGGTTTACAACCCGAAGGCCGTCATCCCTCACGCGGCGTCGCTGCATCAGGCTTTCGCCCATTGTGCAATATTCCCCACTGCTGCCTCCCGTAGGAGTCTGGGCCGTGTCTCAGTCCCAGTGTGGCCGGTCGCCCTCTCAGGCCGGCTACCCGTCGTCGCCTTGGTAGGCCATCACCCCACCAACAAGCTGATAGGCCGCGGGCTCATCCTGCACCGCCGGAGCTTTCCACGCACACCCCATGCGGAGGTACGTCGTATCCGGTATTAGCACCGGTTTCCCGGTGTTGTCCAGAGTGCAGGGCAGATTGCCCACGTGTTACTCACCCGTTCGCCACTGATCCACCCCGAAGGGCTTCACCGTTCGACTTGCATGTGTTAAGCACGCCGCCAGCGTTCGTCCTGAGCCAGGATCAAACTCTCCGTGAATGTCTCATTCGCGGAAGAGCGGCACGGCATCCGGCGGAATAAGCCGGACCCGCGCACAGCGTCCTCGCTGTACTTCATTCAAAGGAACCCAAAGGGGTTCAAATATCTGGCGTTGACTTTTGGCACGCTGTTGAGTTCTCAAGGAACGGACGCTTCCATCGAAACCCCTTCAGGTTTCTCCGGACGCTTCCCTTCTTCGTGTTCCAGCCTATCAGATCCGCTTGGTGCTACCGCTTTTCCGATTCCCCGCTGAAAGGGGGCCGCTTTCGGCGACAACCACCACCTTAGCGGTTCCGGCGCCCTTTGCCGAATCGGCCCTGACGGGCTGTCAGATCGGCACTGCGCGCACGGCACCCCGATCCTTTGCTGATCGCTCAGGTTCTTTGGGTGGGGATGGCTGCCGGGAGGCTACGGATCCATGCAGATCCGGCGACTCTCCGTCGGCGGAATGACGACCGTACCCCCTCCCCTCGGCAGAGGCAAATCGGGGCCGGAGGCCTTCGACCGATCGGGGTGTGCGGGCTGCGCCAAATGGAGGGGGCGGGGTGCACGCAGAGGTATCGATGCTGGTCATCAGGATGCCGTAGAGTGCGTCCACGCCGCAGAGGACTAGACCACTCGGGGGCGAGATCGCGGCGGATGTCAGGGTTGTCATGATTTAGGCTGATCTCCAGGGCCGGCCGCCGCAGGCGGGCGCTTGCTGTACTCCGCACCTGGGAGGCTCCACCATGACCACCGTGACCTCGCCACTCGCAGGGCGTGCCATCGGGCTCGCGGCTGTGCCCGATCCCGTGTTCGCCGGTTCCATGGTCGGTCCGGGGACGGCGATCGACCCCATTCGGGAGCCGGGTGCGGTGGTGGCTCCGGTGGACGGGCTGGTGGTCTCCATGCATGCGCACGCGTTCGTGATCATGGATGACGAAGGACATGGCATCCTCACCCACCTCGGTATCGACACCGTGCAGCTCAACGGTGAGGGTTTCGAGCTGCTGGTGAGCAAGGGCGACACGGTCACCAGGGGGCAGCCGGTCATCCGCTGGGATCCGGCGGCGGTGGAGGCGGCGGGCAAGTCGCCGATCTGCCCGGTGGTGGCGCTGGAGGCCACGGCCGGGCAGCTGGGCGGCGTCGCGGAGTCGGGCTTTGTCGCCAGTGGCGGCACCCTGTTCACCTGGGACTGAGAGCGCGGCCGCGCCGACGGCCGCGCGGGTCGAAGCGGAGACAGGTGGAATGGAAGAGACGCTGCGGGGCGCGGGTGTCAGTCACGGGGTGGCGATCGGTCCGGTGCGGCACATGCGTACGGCGGTGCTCGAACCTCCTGCGGCGCGGATCGCGGCCGACCAGGCGCCTCGTGAACAGGCGCGGGCCCAGCAGGCGGTGGAGGCGGTCGCGGCCGATCTCCGGGCCCGTGGCAACCTGGCCGGCGGTGAGGCGCAGGCGGTCCTGGAGGCCCAGGCACTGATGGCGCTGGACCCGGAGCTGATGGCCGATGTGCGGCGTCGGACCGCCGTGGGCAGCAGCGCGGCGCGTGCCGTGTACGACGCGTTCGCCGCCTATCGGGCGCTGCTGGCGACGGCCGGCGACTACCTGGCCGGACGGGTCGCCGATCTGGACGATGTACGCAACCGGACCGTGGCCCGGCTGATGGGCGTTCCCATGCCGGGGGTACCGGACAGCGACGAGCCGTATGTGCTGGTGGCCCGGGATCTGGCGCCGGCCGACACGGCGCTGCTCGATCCGTCGCTGGTGCTGGGTTTCGTCACCGAGGAGGGCGGGCCGACCAGCCACAGCGCGATCCTGGCGCGGGCCATGGGGGTGCCCGCCGTGGTGGCGCTGCCGGGCGCGACCGCGCTGGCGAAGGGTGCGGTGGTCGCGGTCGACGGGAGTACCGGGGAGGTGCTGGTGGCGCCGTCCCCGGAGCGACAGGCCGAGCTGCGGCGGGTGGCGGAGGAGCGCCGGGCCGCGCTGGCGGCGTCCTCGGGACCGGGTCGGACCTCGGACGGGCACCGGGTCCCGCTGCTCGCCAACATCGGCGGTCCGGCCGAGGTCGCTGCGGCGGTGGCGGCCGGGGCGGAGGGGGTGGGGCTGTTCCGTACCGAGTTCCTGTTCCTGGACGGTTCGGCGCAGGCGCCGTCGGAGGAGCGGCAGGTGGAGGCGTACCGGGCGGTGCTGGAGGCGTTCCCGGAGGGGCGGGTGGTGGTCCGCGTGCTGGACGCGGGGGCCGACAAGCCGCTGGGCTTCCTGACCCCGGCGGACGACGAGCCCAACCCGGCGCTCGGGGTGCGGGGGCTGCGTGCGCTGCTGCACCACCCGGAGGTGCTGCTGACGCAGTTGCGCGCGCTGGCCAAGGCGGCGGACGGGCTGCCGGTGCACCTTGAGGTGATGGCTCCGATGGTGGCGGACCGGGTCGATGCGCGGGCGTTCGCGGACGCCTGTCGGGCGGCGGGTCTGCCGGGCGCGGTCGGCGCGATGGTGGAGATCCCGTCGGCGGCGCTGCGGGCGCGGTCGATCCTTCAGGAGGTCGGGTTCCTGTCGCTGGGGACCAATGACCTGGCGCAGTACACCTTCGCGGCCGACCGGCAGGTCGGGGCGGTGGCCCGGTTCCAGGACCCATGGCAGCCGGTGCTGCTGGACCTGATGGCGGGCGCCGCAGAGGCGGCTCGGGCGGCGGGGCAGGGCTGCGGGGTGTGCGGGGAGGCTGCGGCCGATCCGGTGCTGGCGTGCGTGCTGACAGGGCTCGGGGTGACCTCGCTGTCGATGGGTGCGGCGGCCATCCCCCGGGTGCGGGCGACGCTGGCGAAGTACACGCTGGCCCAGTGCGAGCGGGCGGCCGCTGCCGCGCGGGCGGTGGA is part of the Peterkaempfera bronchialis genome and encodes:
- the ptsP gene encoding phosphoenolpyruvate--protein phosphotransferase, with amino-acid sequence MEETLRGAGVSHGVAIGPVRHMRTAVLEPPAARIAADQAPREQARAQQAVEAVAADLRARGNLAGGEAQAVLEAQALMALDPELMADVRRRTAVGSSAARAVYDAFAAYRALLATAGDYLAGRVADLDDVRNRTVARLMGVPMPGVPDSDEPYVLVARDLAPADTALLDPSLVLGFVTEEGGPTSHSAILARAMGVPAVVALPGATALAKGAVVAVDGSTGEVLVAPSPERQAELRRVAEERRAALAASSGPGRTSDGHRVPLLANIGGPAEVAAAVAAGAEGVGLFRTEFLFLDGSAQAPSEERQVEAYRAVLEAFPEGRVVVRVLDAGADKPLGFLTPADDEPNPALGVRGLRALLHHPEVLLTQLRALAKAADGLPVHLEVMAPMVADRVDARAFADACRAAGLPGAVGAMVEIPSAALRARSILQEVGFLSLGTNDLAQYTFAADRQVGAVARFQDPWQPVLLDLMAGAAEAARAAGQGCGVCGEAAADPVLACVLTGLGVTSLSMGAAAIPRVRATLAKYTLAQCERAAAAARAVDTAEEARAAAHQVLSGE